One genomic segment of Pseudomonas fortuita includes these proteins:
- a CDS encoding cobalt-precorrin-5B (C(1))-methyltransferase — protein MREETREQPAPLRSGLTTGSCATATSLAAARLLLIGESSDAVSITLPKGKVVQMRLEFCRLIAERAEAGTLKDAGDDPDVTHGALLYSQVRLLGEPGIRFVAGTGVGTVTRPGLVLAVGEPAINPVPRRMITEHLQRLADACGYLGGFEVTVNVQGGDQLALKTMNPRLGILGGLSILGTSGIVRPFSCAAYIASIHQGIDVAHTNGYTHIAACTGNASEDTMRRVYGLPEIALIEMGDFVGAVLKHLRKVPVPRLTLCGGFGKISKLAAGHMDLHSRHSSIDLPQLAGWAADIGADETLQAAIIGANTSQQALALAHAAGIALGDAVCAHALAFARSVVPALVQVEVFAIDRQGGIVGRAGVQ, from the coding sequence ATGCGTGAAGAAACCCGCGAACAGCCCGCGCCCCTGCGCAGCGGCCTGACCACCGGCAGCTGCGCCACCGCCACCAGCCTGGCAGCCGCTCGCTTGCTGCTGATCGGCGAAAGCAGCGACGCCGTCAGCATTACCCTGCCCAAGGGCAAGGTGGTGCAGATGCGCCTGGAATTCTGCCGCCTGATTGCCGAGCGTGCCGAAGCCGGCACCCTCAAGGATGCTGGCGACGACCCGGACGTGACCCACGGTGCCCTGCTCTACAGCCAGGTGCGCTTGCTGGGCGAGCCGGGCATCCGCTTTGTCGCCGGCACCGGCGTCGGCACCGTGACCCGCCCGGGGCTGGTGCTGGCGGTGGGTGAGCCGGCCATCAATCCGGTGCCACGGCGCATGATCACTGAACACCTGCAACGCCTGGCCGACGCGTGCGGCTACCTCGGTGGTTTCGAGGTCACGGTCAATGTGCAGGGCGGCGACCAACTCGCGCTCAAGACCATGAACCCGCGCCTGGGCATCCTCGGCGGGCTGTCGATCCTTGGCACCAGCGGCATCGTGCGGCCGTTCTCCTGTGCGGCCTATATCGCCTCGATCCACCAGGGTATCGATGTAGCACACACCAACGGCTACACGCACATCGCCGCGTGCACCGGCAACGCCAGCGAAGACACCATGCGCCGGGTCTACGGGCTGCCGGAAATCGCCCTGATCGAGATGGGCGATTTTGTCGGTGCAGTGCTCAAGCACCTGCGCAAGGTGCCGGTGCCGCGCCTGACCCTGTGTGGCGGTTTCGGCAAGATCAGCAAACTGGCCGCCGGGCACATGGACCTGCACAGCCGCCACTCCAGCATCGACTTGCCGCAACTGGCCGGCTGGGCTGCCGACATTGGCGCTGACGAAACACTGCAGGCAGCCATCATCGGCGCCAACACCAGCCAGCAAGCGCTTGCACTGGCTCATGCGGCCGGCATTGCCTTGGGTGACGCAGTGTGCGCCCACGCCCTGGCCTTCGCCCGCAGCGTCGTGCCGGCGCTTGTGCAAGTGGAAGTGTTCGCCATCGACCGCCAGGGCGGCATCGTCGGCCGGGCAGGTGTGCAATGA
- a CDS encoding TonB-dependent copper receptor, translated as MSGCTPVFALSLRGTLAVVCGSLLAPVALAADPGHEGHGHDAPELSPTVITAVAPSSPLTVVTNPKDPRQPVPASDGADYLKTIPGFSAIRAGGTNGDPVLRGMFGSRLNILTNGGLMLGACPNRMDAPTSYISPETYDRLTVIKGPQSVIWGPGGSAGTILFEREPEKFGTLGSRVNASLLAGSNGRFDKVLDAAAGNSQAYARFVGNQSRSDDYHDGNDDTVPSRWEKWNGDVALGWTPDQDTLLELTAGKGDGEARYAGRGMDGSQFKRESLGLRFEKSNLGEVLDKVEAQVYYNYADHVMDNYSLRTPSGSGMMGMPMVSNVDRRTLGARIKATWRWADVQLISGIDAQTNEHRQRGGMGVDAHKGQAWTKDADFHNYGAFSELTWYVSGEDRLITGARLDRASARDFRQGSATEGDTRADTLPSGFIRYEHDLAAIPATTYIGLGHAQRFPDYWELFSPKLAPPGSANAFDGIKPEKTTQLDFGIQYRTERLEAWASGYVGQIRDYILFDYRTGMMGMSTSQAQNIDARIMGGELGAAYQLTENWKADGTLAYAWGKNSSDGKALPQMPPLESRLGLTYSRDVWSVGALWRLVAAQNRIAENQGNVVGKDYDKSAGFGVFSLNGAYKVNNNLKLSAGVDNLFDKTYAEHLNLAGNAGFGYPATDPQPVNEPGRTFWTKVDFSF; from the coding sequence ATGTCCGGCTGCACCCCTGTTTTTGCCTTGTCCCTGCGTGGGACCCTCGCCGTCGTGTGCGGCTCGTTGCTCGCGCCCGTGGCCCTGGCCGCCGACCCTGGCCATGAAGGCCATGGGCACGATGCTCCCGAGCTGAGCCCCACGGTGATAACTGCCGTGGCCCCAAGTTCGCCACTGACCGTGGTCACCAACCCGAAAGACCCGCGCCAGCCAGTGCCGGCCAGCGACGGCGCCGACTACCTGAAGACCATCCCCGGCTTCTCGGCGATCCGTGCAGGCGGCACCAACGGCGACCCGGTGTTGCGCGGCATGTTCGGCTCGCGCCTGAACATCCTCACCAACGGCGGCCTGATGCTGGGCGCCTGCCCCAACCGCATGGACGCCCCCACCTCCTACATTTCGCCAGAGACCTACGACCGCCTGACCGTGATCAAGGGCCCGCAAAGCGTGATCTGGGGCCCGGGCGGCTCGGCAGGCACCATCCTCTTCGAGCGTGAACCCGAAAAGTTCGGCACCCTCGGCAGCCGCGTAAACGCCAGCCTGCTGGCAGGTTCCAATGGCCGCTTCGACAAGGTGCTGGACGCCGCCGCCGGCAACAGCCAGGCCTACGCCCGCTTCGTCGGCAACCAGTCACGGTCGGATGACTACCACGACGGCAACGACGACACCGTGCCGTCACGCTGGGAAAAATGGAACGGCGATGTTGCCCTCGGCTGGACGCCCGACCAGGACACCCTGCTGGAGCTCACCGCCGGCAAGGGCGATGGCGAGGCCCGCTATGCCGGGCGCGGCATGGACGGCTCGCAGTTCAAGCGTGAAAGCCTGGGCCTGCGGTTTGAAAAGTCCAACCTCGGCGAAGTGCTCGACAAGGTCGAGGCGCAGGTTTACTACAACTACGCCGATCATGTGATGGACAACTACAGCCTGCGTACCCCGTCCGGCAGCGGCATGATGGGCATGCCGATGGTCAGCAACGTCGATCGCCGCACCCTGGGTGCACGCATAAAGGCCACCTGGCGCTGGGCCGATGTGCAGCTGATCAGCGGCATCGACGCGCAAACCAACGAACATCGCCAACGTGGCGGCATGGGTGTGGACGCACACAAGGGCCAGGCCTGGACCAAGGACGCCGACTTCCACAACTACGGCGCCTTCAGCGAACTGACCTGGTACGTCAGCGGTGAGGACCGTTTGATCACCGGTGCCCGCCTGGACCGCGCCTCGGCCCGCGACTTCCGCCAAGGCAGCGCCACCGAAGGCGATACCCGCGCCGACACCCTGCCCAGCGGTTTTATCCGCTACGAGCACGATCTGGCAGCCATCCCGGCCACCACCTACATCGGCCTCGGCCATGCCCAGCGCTTCCCCGACTACTGGGAGCTGTTCTCGCCAAAGCTGGCGCCACCCGGTTCGGCCAATGCCTTCGACGGCATCAAGCCAGAGAAAACCACCCAGCTCGACTTCGGCATCCAGTACCGCACCGAACGCCTTGAAGCCTGGGCTTCGGGTTATGTGGGGCAGATCCGCGACTACATCCTGTTCGACTACCGCACCGGCATGATGGGCATGAGCACTTCCCAGGCGCAGAACATCGACGCCCGCATCATGGGTGGCGAACTGGGTGCGGCCTACCAGCTGACGGAAAACTGGAAGGCCGACGGCACGCTGGCCTATGCGTGGGGCAAGAACAGCAGTGACGGCAAAGCGTTACCGCAAATGCCGCCCCTGGAAAGCCGCCTGGGCCTGACCTACAGCCGCGATGTGTGGAGCGTCGGCGCACTGTGGCGGCTGGTGGCTGCGCAGAACCGCATCGCCGAGAACCAGGGCAACGTGGTCGGCAAGGACTATGACAAGAGCGCCGGCTTTGGCGTGTTCTCCCTGAACGGCGCCTACAAGGTGAACAACAACCTCAAGCTCAGCGCAGGGGTCGACAACCTGTTCGACAAAACCTACGCCGAGCACTTGAACCTGGCCGGGAACGCCGGGTTCGGCTACCCGGCTACAGACCCACAGCCGGTCAACGAGCCAGGCAGGACCTTCTGGACCAAGGTCGATTTCAGCTTCTGA
- a CDS encoding bifunctional cobalt-precorrin-7 (C(5))-methyltransferase/cobalt-precorrin-6B (C(15))-methyltransferase — translation MAPWLTVVGIGEDGFSGLGKQARRALLGAARIFGSPRQLDLLPRCVPGERLGWPSPFSLGPVLALRGEPVCVLASGDPMFFGVGASLARQVPASEMRVLSMPSSCALAAARLGWPLQEVQVVSLVARPLSALNAHLHSGVRLLVLSNDGDSPAAIAALLRERGFGPSRLRVLEHLGGQQERELAGTAQDWPHAEIAALNLVAIECLATPDAPRLHRLAGLPDSAFRHDGQLTKRDVRAITLARLAPQPGELLWDVGAGCGSIGIEWMRAHPACRALAIEADEGRQGFIEHNRDALGVPGLQLICGKAPAALQGLEQPDAIFIGGGVTREGVLDLCWANLRPGGRLVANAVTLQSELALAHFREQHGGELTRIHVAHAQPLGAFDTWRQALPITLLEVVKPVDA, via the coding sequence ATGGCACCCTGGCTGACAGTAGTAGGCATCGGCGAAGACGGCTTCAGTGGCCTGGGCAAGCAGGCCCGGCGCGCGCTGCTGGGCGCTGCGCGGATCTTCGGCAGCCCGCGCCAGCTGGACTTGCTGCCGCGCTGCGTGCCCGGCGAACGGCTGGGCTGGCCAAGCCCGTTTTCCCTGGGCCCGGTGCTGGCCCTGCGCGGCGAGCCAGTGTGCGTGCTGGCCAGCGGCGACCCGATGTTCTTCGGTGTCGGCGCCAGCCTGGCGCGGCAGGTGCCTGCCAGTGAGATGCGTGTGCTGTCGATGCCCTCCTCCTGCGCCCTGGCCGCCGCCCGCCTGGGCTGGCCGCTGCAGGAGGTGCAGGTGGTGTCGCTGGTGGCCCGGCCACTGTCGGCGCTCAATGCCCACCTGCACAGCGGTGTGCGCCTGTTGGTGCTGAGCAACGATGGCGACAGCCCGGCGGCCATTGCCGCGCTGCTGCGCGAGCGTGGCTTCGGGCCAAGCCGCCTGCGGGTGCTGGAGCACCTGGGAGGCCAGCAAGAACGCGAACTGGCCGGCACCGCCCAGGACTGGCCGCACGCCGAGATCGCTGCGCTCAACCTGGTGGCCATCGAGTGCCTGGCCACGCCCGATGCCCCACGCCTGCACCGCCTGGCCGGGCTGCCGGACAGCGCCTTCCGGCACGACGGCCAGCTGACCAAACGCGATGTCCGCGCCATCACGCTGGCGCGCCTGGCGCCTCAGCCCGGCGAACTGCTGTGGGACGTGGGCGCGGGCTGCGGGTCGATCGGCATCGAATGGATGCGCGCCCACCCGGCCTGCCGCGCCTTGGCCATCGAGGCCGATGAAGGCCGGCAAGGCTTCATCGAACACAACCGTGACGCGCTGGGTGTACCCGGCCTGCAGCTGATCTGCGGCAAGGCGCCTGCAGCACTGCAAGGCCTGGAGCAGCCTGATGCAATCTTCATTGGTGGCGGCGTCACCCGCGAAGGCGTGCTGGACCTGTGCTGGGCAAACCTGCGCCCCGGCGGGCGGCTGGTAGCCAACGCGGTGACCTTGCAAAGCGAACTGGCCCTGGCGCATTTTCGCGAACAGCACGGTGGTGAGCTGACCCGCATCCATGTCGCCCATGCCCAGCCCTTGGGCGCGTTCGACACCTGGCGCCAGGCGCTGCCGATCACCCTGCTGGAAGTGGTGAAACCCGTCGATGCGTGA
- a CDS encoding NfeD family protein: MEMQWWIWLVFGIALILLELVLPTFFILWFGIGAVLVSLISLAAPSLQLDMQGLLWVVLSSATTALWFNVFRRKQPDVRWTADSVIGEVGLLSAGVSEFQKGRVRFQKPILGSEEWTCIADSQIAAGERVRLTAIEGNIARVIRA, translated from the coding sequence ATGGAAATGCAATGGTGGATCTGGCTGGTCTTCGGCATCGCGCTGATCCTGCTCGAACTGGTCTTGCCAACGTTCTTCATCCTCTGGTTCGGCATCGGTGCCGTGCTGGTCTCTCTCATCTCGCTTGCCGCCCCCAGCCTGCAACTGGACATGCAGGGCCTGCTGTGGGTCGTGCTGTCATCGGCCACCACCGCGCTGTGGTTCAACGTGTTCCGGCGCAAGCAGCCAGACGTGCGCTGGACCGCCGACAGCGTGATCGGCGAGGTGGGCTTGCTGAGCGCTGGCGTTTCGGAGTTCCAGAAAGGCCGCGTGCGTTTCCAGAAGCCGATCCTTGGCAGCGAAGAATGGACCTGCATCGCCGATAGCCAGATCGCCGCCGGCGAACGGGTGCGCCTGACCGCCATCGAGGGGAACATCGCCCGCGTCATCCGGGCCTGA
- a CDS encoding SPFH domain-containing protein, whose protein sequence is MTSLIVVGAIALFVLITVFKGVRIVPQGEEWIVERLGRYHSTLKPGLNILIPYMDVVAYRLPTKDIILDVQQQEIITRDNAVIVANALCFAKVVDPQKASYGVQNFSFAVTSLTMTSLRAIVGAMDLDEALSSREQIKARLREAMSEQTEDWGVTVRSVEIQDIKPSENMQLAMERQAAAERERKADVTRAEGAKQAAILEAEARLQAARLDAEAQISLAEASARAISLVKEAVGNETVPAMYLLGERYVGAMENLASSNNAKVVVLPADLQETVRGLMGRNKA, encoded by the coding sequence ATGACCAGCCTCATCGTCGTCGGCGCCATCGCCCTGTTCGTCCTGATCACCGTGTTCAAGGGGGTACGCATCGTGCCCCAGGGCGAGGAGTGGATCGTCGAGCGCCTGGGCCGCTACCACAGCACCCTCAAGCCCGGCCTGAACATCCTCATCCCGTACATGGATGTGGTCGCCTATCGCCTGCCGACCAAAGACATCATCCTCGATGTACAGCAGCAGGAAATCATCACCCGGGACAATGCCGTCATCGTTGCCAACGCCCTGTGCTTCGCCAAGGTGGTCGACCCGCAGAAGGCCTCCTATGGCGTGCAGAACTTCTCGTTCGCCGTCACCAGCCTGACCATGACGTCGCTACGCGCCATCGTCGGCGCCATGGACCTGGACGAAGCGCTGTCCAGCCGCGAGCAGATCAAGGCACGCCTGCGCGAGGCAATGTCGGAGCAGACCGAAGACTGGGGCGTGACCGTGCGCTCGGTGGAAATCCAGGACATCAAGCCTTCGGAAAACATGCAACTGGCCATGGAGCGCCAGGCGGCGGCCGAGCGTGAGCGCAAAGCCGATGTGACCCGCGCCGAAGGCGCCAAGCAGGCCGCGATCCTTGAAGCGGAAGCTCGCCTGCAGGCCGCCAGGCTGGATGCCGAAGCGCAGATCAGCCTGGCCGAGGCTTCGGCGCGGGCGATTTCGCTGGTCAAGGAGGCCGTGGGCAACGAAACCGTGCCGGCGATGTATTTGCTGGGTGAGCGCTATGTCGGGGCCATGGAGAACCTGGCGAGCAGCAACAACGCCAAGGTGGTGGTGTTGCCGGCGGATCTGCAGGAAACCGTCCGTGGCCTGATGGGCCGCAACAAGGCTTGA
- a CDS encoding copper chaperone PCu(A)C, translating into MLKHALVMAALLLPGAFANAHEYSVGDLHIAHPWSLQLPPNAPNVAAYFVVHNNGQADDRLLSVDSPISDDAQLHEHAMSASGAMKMQQVPSVVVPAGKDLTFAPSAYHVMLMQPKDRSLLSDGKRFPLTLHFEKAGDITVEVAVQKQAPADQPQAHEHAH; encoded by the coding sequence ATGCTCAAGCACGCCCTCGTCATGGCCGCCCTGCTGCTGCCCGGCGCCTTTGCCAATGCCCACGAATACAGCGTGGGCGACCTGCACATCGCCCACCCCTGGTCGCTGCAGTTGCCCCCCAACGCCCCCAATGTCGCCGCGTATTTCGTGGTGCACAACAATGGCCAGGCCGATGACCGCCTGCTGAGCGTCGACAGCCCCATCAGCGATGACGCGCAACTGCACGAGCATGCCATGAGCGCCAGCGGCGCCATGAAAATGCAGCAAGTGCCCAGCGTGGTGGTGCCTGCCGGCAAGGACCTGACCTTCGCCCCCAGCGCCTACCACGTGATGCTGATGCAGCCAAAAGACCGCAGCCTGCTCAGCGACGGCAAGCGCTTCCCGTTGACCCTGCATTTCGAAAAGGCCGGCGACATCACCGTCGAAGTGGCCGTGCAGAAGCAGGCGCCGGCGGACCAGCCGCAAGCCCACGAACACGCGCACTGA
- a CDS encoding cobalt-precorrin-6A reductase: MTARILLLGGVTEALAIARRLGPQHVYSLAGIGRVPQDLQCQVRVGGFGGAEGLANYLREAGITLLIDATHPYAAQISRNAASAARSAGIPCWALRRPAWQAQAGDDWREVEDWAGLIEALKPFRRPLFTLGREPLQHLDEIPPEQFWTLRALEACPGNARCEVIGARGPFNIEDERALFQRRSIDVLISKNSGSVATEPKLEVARELGLPVLILKRPGLPDIDRAFESQADMAAALDLHQHISQAR, from the coding sequence ATGACTGCGCGCATCCTGCTACTGGGCGGTGTCACCGAAGCCCTCGCCATCGCCCGCCGGCTCGGCCCTCAGCATGTCTATAGCCTGGCCGGTATCGGTCGTGTGCCGCAGGACCTGCAATGCCAGGTACGGGTCGGGGGCTTTGGCGGTGCCGAGGGCTTGGCCAACTACCTGCGCGAGGCAGGCATCACCCTGTTGATCGATGCCACCCATCCCTATGCCGCGCAGATCAGCCGCAATGCTGCCAGTGCTGCACGTAGCGCCGGCATCCCGTGCTGGGCCTTGCGCCGCCCGGCCTGGCAGGCGCAAGCGGGGGATGATTGGCGCGAAGTCGAGGACTGGGCAGGGCTGATCGAAGCACTCAAGCCGTTTCGCAGACCGCTGTTCACGTTGGGGCGTGAGCCACTACAGCATCTGGACGAGATTCCGCCGGAGCAGTTCTGGACCTTGCGGGCGCTGGAAGCGTGCCCTGGAAACGCGCGCTGCGAAGTGATTGGCGCGCGTGGGCCATTCAACATTGAAGATGAACGGGCATTGTTCCAACGCCGCAGTATCGATGTGCTGATCAGCAAGAACAGCGGCAGTGTGGCGACCGAGCCGAAGCTCGAGGTAGCGCGGGAACTTGGTCTGCCGGTGCTGATCCTCAAGCGCCCGGGGTTGCCGGATATTGACCGCGCATTCGAATCGCAGGCTGACATGGCAGCAGCACTCGACCTGCATCAACACATCTCGCAAGCACGCTAG
- a CDS encoding DUF2946 domain-containing protein, with translation MSLPRNSISRTTRPDRRRAGGGWLSLFAMWMIFIGPLISQSMPMDHHAGMSMPMDMPMAAAHEHGGDAHHGHGGDGQLHVMWEKCGYCSLLFNCPALPQALSPLSAGSVAPTTHLLAPTHQGHARQAVFPGARSRAPPSSISV, from the coding sequence ATGAGCCTGCCGCGCAACAGCATCAGCCGTACCACCCGCCCTGACCGCAGGCGCGCCGGTGGCGGATGGCTGAGCCTGTTCGCCATGTGGATGATTTTCATCGGCCCGCTGATTTCCCAGTCGATGCCGATGGACCACCACGCCGGTATGAGCATGCCGATGGACATGCCGATGGCGGCTGCCCATGAGCATGGCGGCGACGCCCATCACGGCCACGGCGGCGATGGCCAGCTGCATGTGATGTGGGAAAAGTGCGGTTATTGCAGCCTGTTGTTCAACTGCCCGGCCCTGCCCCAGGCCCTCAGCCCGCTCAGCGCCGGCAGCGTCGCCCCCACCACCCACCTGCTTGCACCAACGCACCAGGGCCATGCCCGGCAGGCTGTATTCCCCGGTGCGCGCAGCCGCGCCCCGCCTTCCTCGATCAGCGTCTGA
- a CDS encoding DUF2946 domain-containing protein, translated as MPPRRPIAWIACLAVLFNLLAMPLASAVPKGPAEQLLWGAFCSSMANKAKVDVQALAKIDLGPQSDDSASMMNCWCCSGAAPLLALPGYPPQLHNPPTLFAGLLPPPADYQPTPRQLWPALNPRASPLA; from the coding sequence ATGCCCCCACGTCGGCCCATCGCCTGGATAGCCTGCCTTGCAGTGCTGTTCAACCTGCTGGCCATGCCGCTGGCCTCTGCCGTGCCCAAGGGCCCGGCAGAGCAGCTGCTGTGGGGGGCTTTCTGTTCCAGCATGGCCAACAAGGCCAAGGTCGATGTCCAGGCCCTGGCCAAGATCGACCTTGGCCCGCAAAGCGACGACAGCGCCAGCATGATGAATTGCTGGTGCTGCTCCGGCGCAGCGCCGCTGCTGGCCCTGCCCGGCTACCCGCCGCAACTGCACAACCCGCCAACACTGTTTGCCGGCCTGCTGCCGCCCCCCGCCGACTACCAACCCACGCCGCGCCAGCTCTGGCCCGCGCTAAACCCCCGTGCCTCTCCGCTGGCCTGA